In a single window of the Melioribacteraceae bacterium genome:
- the rfbA gene encoding glucose-1-phosphate thymidylyltransferase RfbA yields MKGIILAGGSGSRMYPISKVYSKQLTLIYDKPLIYYPLSLLMLGGINEVLIISNEETIPLYEKLFGDGSQLGMKIKYKIQPAPNGIAEAFILGEEFIGDDNVTLVLGDNIFYGKLNFFYDAINKNKKGATIFGYQVNDPERYGIVEFDSTGKAISIEEKPKLPKSNFAVPGLYVYDNKVVEISKNLEPSPRGELEITDVNKKYLEQNELRVEKIGRGVAWLDTGTPEALLKASNFFGVIEDRQGLKVACIEEIAYQKKFIDRANFKKLIESIPKSFYRDYLERVLREE; encoded by the coding sequence ATGAAGGGAATAATTTTGGCGGGCGGCTCCGGCAGCAGGATGTACCCGATCTCTAAAGTTTATAGTAAACAGCTTACATTAATCTATGACAAACCTCTAATTTATTATCCTCTTTCTTTACTAATGCTCGGGGGAATTAATGAAGTATTAATTATTTCTAACGAGGAAACAATTCCACTATATGAAAAATTATTTGGGGACGGTTCTCAGCTCGGAATGAAAATTAAATATAAAATTCAACCAGCTCCCAATGGGATTGCTGAAGCATTTATTCTTGGAGAGGAATTTATTGGTGACGACAATGTTACTTTAGTTTTAGGTGATAATATATTTTATGGAAAATTAAATTTCTTTTACGACGCAATTAACAAGAATAAAAAAGGGGCTACAATTTTTGGTTATCAAGTTAATGATCCTGAACGATACGGCATAGTTGAATTTGATAGTACCGGCAAAGCTATAAGTATTGAGGAAAAACCAAAACTGCCAAAATCCAATTTTGCAGTTCCAGGGTTGTATGTTTACGACAATAAGGTTGTCGAGATATCAAAAAATCTTGAACCATCCCCCCGAGGCGAATTGGAAATAACCGATGTAAACAAAAAATATCTTGAACAAAATGAACTTCGGGTGGAAAAAATTGGGCGTGGTGTTGCCTGGTTAGATACCGGTACTCCTGAAGCTCTTTTAAAAGCATCTAACTTTTTTGGCGTTATTGAAGATAGGCAGGGATTAAAAGTAGCTTGCATTGAAGAAATCGCTTATCAGAAGAAATTTATTGATAGAGCAAATTTTAAAAAATTGATCGAATCGATACCGAAGTCATTTTACCGGGATTATCTCGAAAGGGTATTGAGGGAAGAGTGA
- a CDS encoding M23 family metallopeptidase, translating to MKFFILILLIYTSNFIFSQDVKLFGDAKQGSILIGKTDNAQSILLDDKKIQFDENGYFVLGFDRDDHGEFTLTVNFLNGKSHTQKINLKKNKYSVQKLKIASKYVEPPKNVLDRIESERELMKLARKNIGLDSNAYFSSGFTYPVDNAKITGVFGNQRILNGKPQNIHNGIDFGGKESDTVRAISDGIIRFVGDDFYYNGNFVLIDHGQGLTSIYLHLSKTVVKAGEFIKKGSPLGFVGSTGRSTGPHLHLGVQWYQKRVDPLSVIKLKIGD from the coding sequence ATGAAATTTTTTATTCTCATTTTATTGATTTATACCAGCAATTTTATCTTCTCTCAGGATGTAAAACTTTTTGGTGATGCAAAACAAGGTAGTATTTTAATAGGAAAGACAGATAACGCGCAAAGTATTTTGTTAGATGATAAAAAAATTCAGTTTGATGAGAATGGTTATTTTGTTCTTGGTTTTGATAGAGACGATCATGGAGAATTTACACTTACTGTAAATTTTTTAAATGGAAAATCGCACACACAAAAAATTAATCTTAAAAAAAATAAATACAGCGTTCAGAAATTAAAAATCGCAAGTAAATATGTTGAGCCACCAAAAAATGTTTTAGACAGAATTGAATCAGAAAGAGAATTAATGAAGCTCGCGCGCAAGAATATTGGCCTTGATAGTAATGCGTACTTCTCTTCCGGTTTCACCTATCCTGTTGATAACGCAAAAATAACGGGAGTATTTGGCAATCAAAGAATATTAAATGGTAAACCGCAAAATATTCATAACGGAATTGATTTTGGAGGAAAGGAATCGGATACCGTCCGCGCAATCTCTGATGGTATAATTCGTTTTGTAGGAGATGATTTTTACTATAATGGAAATTTTGTTTTGATTGATCATGGACAGGGATTAACCAGTATCTATTTGCATTTAAGCAAGACGGTTGTTAAAGCAGGTGAGTTTATTAAAAAGGGCAGTCCCCTTGGTTTTGTTGGTTCAACAGGAAGATCTACAGGACCTCATCTTCACCTTGGCGTTCAATGGTATCAAAAAAGAGTTGACCCACTGAGTGTTATTAAATTGAAAATTGGTGATTAA
- a CDS encoding YbaK/EbsC family protein, with amino-acid sequence MPLNKLKEYLDSNQIRYVTIKHSLAFTAQEIAASAHIKGKDIAKTVILKVEGKLTMFVLPGSYKVDIEKVKEVLNTSNVRLADEMEFKDKFADCEIGAFPPFGNLYDIDVYCENALLQDENIAFNSCSHTQLFQMKLQDYINLVHPMILNFAYPTKL; translated from the coding sequence ATGCCGCTCAATAAGTTAAAAGAATATCTTGATAGCAACCAAATTAGGTATGTAACAATTAAACATTCTCTCGCATTCACAGCGCAGGAAATTGCAGCCTCAGCCCATATTAAAGGTAAAGATATCGCAAAAACGGTGATACTAAAAGTTGAAGGAAAATTAACAATGTTTGTTCTCCCAGGCTCTTATAAAGTTGATATTGAAAAGGTGAAAGAAGTACTTAATACTAGCAATGTGCGACTTGCCGATGAGATGGAATTTAAGGATAAATTTGCTGACTGCGAGATTGGGGCTTTTCCCCCTTTTGGCAATTTGTATGATATTGACGTTTATTGCGAAAACGCTCTACTGCAGGATGAAAATATTGCGTTTAATTCATGCTCTCATACACAATTATTTCAGATGAAGCTGCAAGATTATATAAACTTAGTTCATCCCATGATTTTGAACTTTGCGTATCCGACAAAATTATAA
- a CDS encoding tetratricopeptide repeat protein yields MTAELNKIFKLIIVLCLFTVVMQAQQKKADSEVLKNTALSHMQAGRYGEAIDQLNKYISQNPQISDGYNYRAICFEKRSQFEYARLDYRRAIAIENRDANKRAEYEKNLSRLISIWYPLLEKKINGHLREIAIDPNNAYNYLEIGKSYKLMEIWDKAEQWYDEYLKRDDNASPDEIIRYTEILAKTKNIVKGERILKKYVERFPEDWRLWSRYGYFTLWLSKFAIAKKAFETSLGFKPFFKEAQDGLDIVNREAYLTQQDPRAFEKEYDIDRYYRMIRRSPGDIETRFKLVDELLKVERYEEAFQQLEFIGLNNQNDERYIEKMNLVTQYRLKNYEEKILAAKQALLINPDDKESIKTLAQNYENLQYYDSAAVMLSQYFEKFPDEKDQQLRFRFGRVLAWNREFDRAIDVTDGLLKEYPNNLDYQLFRAQVSVWINRDLTLARQYLENVLKAKPNDLQAIISFASLKLLDQDFEEAQTLANRAKEIDPNNDDVIKLQSNIDWQILRAEEEKLYAILETGRQRVVAEDCPGALPFYEEYLSKAEPNVLITKEYGDVLFCAKDYQRALDAYNDVLKQGENFDAQMNRGKLYFAMGDSVNAAKEFKELVEKDSSNFEANLYLADSYAKLGENSDARDIYNDLLEWESLDPEQLEMVKLRKGWLPITGLAAILETFPSYVGLAPIISHYSDNTSFRLTNYGSRLELGVTGYLTLGVSFMKQHVKANGESLDQELLEEFAFTGSKQFTTFKGHVLLRPSKIFSLGAGFGSSIAQGILRREEKDAFMRMEKADTFSVGLTYQYSDAALILYSPYLIDNRLYASLFKADGYFVHENGFKISGYFQYVSVEDGNESNDLMLRLGRYITKDFIVGYEYAYSNSKIKADYYYSPTNFESHSIWVDQDLDRKKDLRVLIGGKIGIVPQNKFLALEGHFELFHQWFPTFSLSARLAMGTTSRDQSSYRYFSGQISAYWTVL; encoded by the coding sequence TTGACCGCAGAATTAAACAAAATATTCAAATTAATTATAGTATTGTGCCTATTTACTGTAGTAATGCAAGCACAGCAGAAAAAAGCTGATTCTGAAGTATTAAAAAATACTGCGCTCAGCCATATGCAAGCCGGCCGATATGGTGAAGCAATTGACCAGTTAAACAAATACATATCTCAGAATCCTCAAATATCTGATGGTTATAACTACCGAGCAATTTGCTTTGAGAAAAGATCTCAATTTGAGTATGCCCGGCTAGATTATAGACGAGCAATAGCTATTGAAAATCGTGATGCAAACAAGCGTGCTGAGTATGAGAAGAACCTGAGCAGATTAATTAGTATTTGGTACCCGCTACTCGAAAAAAAAATTAATGGTCATTTGCGAGAAATTGCAATAGACCCAAATAACGCATATAACTATTTGGAGATTGGTAAATCATATAAGTTGATGGAGATTTGGGACAAAGCAGAACAGTGGTACGATGAATACTTGAAACGTGATGATAACGCTTCCCCCGATGAAATAATCAGATATACTGAAATTCTCGCCAAAACTAAAAATATTGTTAAGGGAGAAAGAATACTTAAAAAGTATGTTGAAAGATTTCCGGAAGATTGGCGGCTTTGGAGCAGATACGGGTATTTTACTCTTTGGCTTTCAAAATTTGCTATCGCCAAAAAAGCTTTCGAAACCTCACTTGGTTTTAAACCATTCTTTAAGGAAGCGCAGGACGGGCTCGATATCGTAAATAGAGAAGCATACTTAACTCAACAAGATCCTCGCGCTTTTGAAAAGGAATATGATATTGATAGATATTATAGAATGATTAGAAGAAGTCCGGGTGATATTGAAACTCGATTTAAACTTGTTGATGAATTATTGAAAGTAGAAAGATATGAAGAAGCCTTTCAACAACTTGAATTCATTGGCCTCAATAACCAGAATGATGAGCGTTATATTGAGAAGATGAATCTTGTTACGCAATACAGATTAAAAAATTATGAAGAAAAAATTCTAGCCGCCAAACAAGCCTTATTGATAAATCCCGACGATAAAGAATCAATCAAAACTTTGGCGCAGAATTATGAGAACCTTCAATATTACGATAGCGCGGCAGTAATGTTAAGTCAGTATTTTGAAAAATTCCCGGATGAAAAAGATCAACAATTGCGGTTTAGATTTGGAAGAGTATTAGCATGGAACCGTGAATTTGACCGGGCTATTGATGTAACCGATGGGTTACTGAAAGAATATCCTAATAATTTAGATTATCAATTATTCCGAGCCCAAGTTTCTGTTTGGATTAATAGAGACCTTACTCTCGCGCGTCAATATCTCGAAAATGTTCTCAAAGCAAAACCGAATGATCTGCAGGCAATTATTTCATTTGCTTCTCTCAAACTGCTCGATCAAGATTTTGAGGAAGCCCAGACACTCGCCAATAGAGCTAAAGAAATTGACCCTAATAATGACGACGTAATTAAACTACAGTCTAATATTGACTGGCAGATATTACGTGCGGAGGAGGAAAAACTTTACGCGATTCTAGAAACTGGTAGACAAAGAGTAGTTGCTGAGGACTGTCCCGGAGCGCTTCCATTTTATGAGGAATATCTTTCCAAAGCTGAGCCCAATGTACTTATAACCAAAGAATATGGGGATGTACTTTTTTGTGCAAAAGATTATCAAAGAGCTCTTGATGCTTACAATGATGTACTGAAGCAGGGAGAAAATTTTGACGCACAAATGAATAGAGGGAAACTCTATTTTGCAATGGGAGACTCGGTGAATGCGGCAAAAGAATTTAAGGAACTGGTAGAAAAAGATTCTTCCAATTTTGAAGCCAATCTATATTTAGCAGATAGTTACGCAAAACTTGGAGAAAACAGCGACGCTAGAGATATTTATAATGATTTATTAGAGTGGGAAAGTCTCGATCCCGAACAATTAGAAATGGTAAAATTGAGGAAGGGCTGGCTCCCTATAACCGGATTAGCCGCAATTCTTGAAACATTTCCTAGTTATGTTGGATTAGCTCCAATAATTTCACACTATTCAGATAACACTAGTTTTCGTTTAACAAATTATGGAAGCCGGTTAGAACTTGGAGTAACCGGTTATCTGACTCTCGGTGTTTCTTTTATGAAACAGCACGTAAAGGCAAATGGCGAAAGTCTTGATCAAGAACTGCTTGAAGAGTTTGCCTTTACCGGCAGCAAGCAGTTTACAACTTTCAAGGGACATGTATTGTTGCGCCCTTCCAAAATTTTTAGTCTCGGTGCAGGATTTGGATCAAGTATTGCCCAAGGTATATTAAGGCGTGAAGAGAAAGACGCATTTATGAGAATGGAAAAAGCCGACACTTTTTCAGTTGGGCTTACCTACCAGTACTCCGATGCAGCGCTTATTTTGTACTCCCCCTATTTAATTGATAACAGATTATACGCCTCCTTATTTAAAGCAGATGGTTATTTTGTTCATGAAAATGGATTTAAAATCTCAGGTTATTTTCAATATGTATCTGTTGAGGATGGAAACGAAAGCAACGATTTAATGCTTCGGCTGGGAAGATATATTACTAAAGATTTTATTGTTGGTTATGAATACGCTTATTCTAACTCTAAGATAAAAGCCGACTATTATTACTCTCCCACCAATTTTGAATCTCACAGCATTTGGGTCGATCAAGATCTAGATAGAAAGAAAGATTTACGAGTGCTTATCGGAGGTAAAATTGGAATAGTACCTCAAAATAAATTTTTGGCTTTGGAAGGACATTTTGAGTTATTCCACCAATGGTTCCCCACATTTTCATTGTCGGCTAGATTAGCAATGGGGACAACTTCACGTGACCAATCGAGTTACAGATATTTTTCGGGACAGATTTCGGCTTATTGGACTGTCTTGTAA
- a CDS encoding serine acetyltransferase, translating into MKADLPHLESSFVERFLEKRQTHSCTNALREDSIHFLKELIDFLFPHFSSKVYHSSEDIMAKMQLLKRDLINLLKELNSNYSGNPLDDASAIISKIPEIHEKLWNDAEFIFKGDPAAESVDEVILAYPGFMAIVIYRIAHEMYKIGTPILPRILTEYAHEKTGIDIHPGAKIGTPFFIDHGTGIVIGETTMIGQNVKIYQGVTLGAMSVDKNLAETKRHPTIEDDVVIYSQAVILGGNTVVGKNSVIGGNAWITQSIPPNSVVYNKSEVKVRSNQSFENTIDFII; encoded by the coding sequence ATGAAAGCAGATTTACCACATTTAGAAAGTAGTTTTGTTGAGAGATTTTTAGAAAAACGACAAACCCATTCATGCACAAATGCTTTACGTGAGGATTCTATTCATTTTCTTAAGGAATTAATTGATTTTCTTTTCCCTCATTTTTCGAGCAAAGTTTATCATTCCTCCGAAGATATAATGGCGAAAATGCAACTGCTGAAGAGAGATTTAATTAATCTATTAAAGGAACTCAATTCGAATTACTCGGGCAATCCATTGGATGATGCATCCGCGATAATTTCGAAAATCCCGGAAATTCATGAAAAACTTTGGAATGATGCCGAATTTATATTTAAAGGAGATCCTGCCGCCGAAAGTGTTGACGAAGTAATTTTGGCTTATCCTGGATTTATGGCAATTGTGATTTACAGAATTGCGCATGAAATGTACAAAATAGGCACTCCGATTCTTCCCCGAATACTTACTGAATATGCTCATGAAAAAACTGGAATTGATATTCATCCCGGAGCTAAAATTGGCACTCCTTTTTTTATTGACCATGGTACCGGAATAGTGATTGGTGAGACTACAATGATTGGGCAGAATGTTAAAATCTATCAAGGCGTTACATTGGGCGCGATGAGTGTTGATAAAAATTTGGCGGAGACCAAACGCCATCCAACAATTGAGGATGATGTCGTAATTTATTCTCAGGCTGTAATTTTAGGTGGTAATACTGTTGTAGGAAAAAATTCTGTTATAGGAGGTAATGCATGGATTACTCAGAGTATCCCTCCAAATTCCGTTGTATATAACAAAAGTGAAGTAAAAGTCAGAAGCAACCAATCATTTGAAAACACGATTGATTTTATAATTTAA
- a CDS encoding YbaN family protein translates to MSSKKIYKYIFIGLGWFFVGLGIVGIVTPLLPTTVFFLIAAWFFAKSSDHFYLWLINHPRFGKFIKDYREKRGMPLKSKIVAVIMLNITILSSIMFFTQNIYVRILLVIIAVSVSAYIISLNTIKNEPSD, encoded by the coding sequence TTGAGTTCAAAAAAAATTTATAAATACATCTTTATTGGCTTGGGATGGTTTTTTGTAGGATTGGGTATTGTCGGGATTGTTACACCGCTGTTGCCAACTACTGTTTTCTTTTTAATTGCTGCCTGGTTCTTTGCAAAGAGTTCGGACCATTTTTATTTGTGGCTGATAAATCACCCCAGATTTGGCAAATTCATCAAGGATTATAGAGAGAAGAGGGGAATGCCATTAAAGTCGAAGATTGTAGCGGTTATTATGCTGAACATTACAATCTTATCCTCAATAATGTTTTTTACACAGAATATTTATGTTAGAATTTTACTTGTGATTATCGCGGTTAGTGTATCAGCTTATATAATTTCTTTAAATACAATAAAAAATGAACCAAGTGATTAG